From the Primulina tabacum isolate GXHZ01 chromosome 3, ASM2559414v2, whole genome shotgun sequence genome, one window contains:
- the LOC142540297 gene encoding CDGSH iron-sulfur domain-containing protein NEET-like: protein MASVTFTVYAGISYGRPASSAAASKHRRMVAVRAETVNPDIRKTEDKVVDSVLVTDLSKPVTAYCRCWRSKTFPLCDGTHLKHNKATGDNVGPVLLKTK from the exons ATGGCATCTGTTACATTCACTGTGTATGCCGGGATCTCATACGGCAGGCCCGCGTCGTCGGCCGCTGCCAGTAAGCATCGGCGGATGGTGGCGGTGAGAGCTGAGACGGTAAACCCAGATATCCGCAAGACCGAAGATAAAGTGGTGGACTCGGTTCTCGTCACTGACCTCTCCAAACCCGTCACTGCGTACTGCAG GTGTTGGAGGTCCAAGACCTTTCCCCTTTGCGATGGAACCCATTTGAAGCACAACAAAGCTACTGGGGATAACGTTGGACCTGTGCTCTTGAAAACTAAATAA
- the LOC142538411 gene encoding cytochrome P450 704C1-like, producing MGSFLFVSSVAFLVLISSFATKSYLLTFLGLPFYFILGFIVSSIIFYIGEVASGAGRPPVAGHMLNQLIHFKRLFDYQIPLARKHHTFRLLADSHSEIYTVDPDNVEHILKTNFRNYGKGDHHCDIMKDLFGDGIFAVDGDKWRYQRKLASYEFSTKVLRDFSSDVFRSNAAKFVNKIGEESRVELQDLLMKTTMDSMFKVGFGVDLNTLSGSDETSNQFIKAFDDSNVIIYWRYVDVLWRIKRSLNIGLERNLKNNIEIIDNFVYKLIQRKRDQMKTEQGSKEDILSRFLKSEEENMSDKYLRDIILSFIIAGKDTSANTLTWFFYMISKHPVIQEKVAMEVRLATDIEAADGLSVDEFIFKLTDSAIDKMQYLHSALTETLRLYPAVPLDGKFASEDDILPDGNKIKKGDGVAYMPYAMGRMAHIWGEDAEEFRPERWLQNGVFQAESPFKFTAFQAGPRICLGKEFAYRQMKILAATLLFFFKFKLVDGDEDATYRTMFTLHKDKGLNLHALKL from the exons ATGGGCAGTTTTCTTTTTGTTTCATCAGTTGCCTTTCTTGTACTTATAAGTTCCTTTGCTACAAAATCTTACCTACTTACATTTCTGGGGTTGCCGTTCTACTTTATCTTGGGATTCATTGTATCATCAATAATCTTTTATATTGGAGAAGTGGCCTCTGGTGCCGGTCGACCCCCGGTGGCTGGACATATGCTGAATCAACTCATACACTTCAAAAGACTTTTCGATTATCAAATTCCTCTGGCCAGGAAGCATCACACTTTCCGTTTGCTCGCAGACTCACATAGTGAGATATACACCGTTGATCCGGATAATGTGGAGCACATCTTGAAAACCAATTTCCGCAACTATGGCAAG GGGGATCACCATTGTGACATAATGAAAGATCTATTCGGGGATGGAATATTTGCCGTGGATGGAGACAAATGGCGTTACCAGAGAAAACTTGCAAGCTACGAGTTCTCAACCAAAGTGCTTAGGGATTTTAGCAGCGATGTTTTTCGCTCTAATGCTGCTAAATTTGTTAACAAGATTGGTGAAGAAAGCAGAGTTGAATTACAG GATTTGTTGATGAAGACAACAATGGACTCGATGTTTAAGGTGGGGTTTGGTGTAGATCTCAACACCCTGTCGGGTTCGGATGAAACGAGCAACCAATTTATTAAAGCTTTCGACGATTCCAATGTTATCATATACTGGAGATACGTTGATGTTCTGTGGAGAATCAAAAGATCTCTTAACATTGGCTTGGAAAGAAATCTCAAGAATAACATCGAGATCATTGACAATTTTGTTTACAAACTGATCCAACGCAAACGAGACCAGATGAAAACTGAACAG GGTTCAAAAGAAGACATACTGTCGAGATTTCTCAAGAGTGAAGAAGAAAACATGAGCGACAAATATCTGAGAGACATAATTCTGAGTTTCATAATAGCGGGAAAGGACACTTCTGCCAACACACTTACTTGGTTCTTTTACATGATAAGCAAGCATCCCGTGATTCAAGAAAAGGTGGCTATGGAAGTGAGGTTAGCCACTGATATTGAGGCAGCTGATGGATTATCTGTCGATGAATTCATATTCAAATTAACCGACTCCGCCATTGACAAGATGCAATATCTACACTCAGCTCTTACAGAAACTCTCAGGCTTTATCCCGCTGTTCCTCTG GATGGGAAGTTTGCAAGTGAAGATGATATTCTTCCTGATGGGAACAAGATAAAGAAAGGAGATGGGGTGGCTTACATGCCGTATGCAATGGGAAGAATGGCACATATTTGGGGAGAAGATGCTGAGGAATTCAGGCCTGAAAGATGGCTCCAAAATGGTGTTTTTCAAGCAGAAAGCCCTTTCAAATTCACTGCATTTCAG GCTGGGCCTCGAATTTGCTTGGGGAAGGAATTTGCTTACAGGCAAATGAAGATACTTGCCGCCACTCTTCTCTTCTTTTTCAAATTCAAACTTGTGGATGGAGACGAGGACGCTACTTATCGAACCATGTTTACGCTTCACAAGGATAAAGGGCTGAATTTGCATGCTTTGAAATTATAG